The Streptomyces sp. NBC_00670 genome window below encodes:
- a CDS encoding electron transfer flavoprotein subunit beta/FixA family protein, with the protein MSLRIVVTVKYVPDATGDRHFAEDLTVDRDDVDGLLSELDEYAVEQALQIAENADDAEVTVLTVGPEDAKDALRKALSMGADKGIHVEDDDLHGTDAIGTSLVLAKAVEKAGYDLVVSGMASTDGTMGVVPALVAERLGVPQVTLLSEVSVEDGVVTGRRDGDTASEQLQASLPAVVSVTDQSGEARYPSFKGIMAAKKKPVESWDLSDLGIEAEEVGLEGAYTVVESAAERPARTAGTIVKDEGEGGKQLAAFLAERKFI; encoded by the coding sequence GTGAGCTTGAGGATCGTTGTCACTGTGAAGTACGTGCCCGACGCCACCGGCGACCGGCACTTCGCCGAGGACCTGACCGTGGACCGGGACGACGTGGACGGTCTGCTCTCCGAGCTGGACGAGTACGCGGTCGAGCAGGCGCTGCAGATCGCCGAGAACGCCGACGACGCCGAGGTCACCGTCCTGACCGTCGGCCCCGAGGACGCCAAGGACGCGCTGCGCAAGGCACTGTCGATGGGCGCCGACAAGGGCATTCACGTCGAGGACGACGACCTGCACGGCACCGACGCGATCGGCACCTCCCTGGTCCTGGCCAAGGCGGTCGAGAAGGCCGGCTACGACCTGGTGGTCTCCGGCATGGCCTCCACCGACGGCACCATGGGCGTCGTCCCCGCGCTCGTCGCCGAGCGCCTCGGTGTGCCGCAGGTGACGCTGCTGTCCGAGGTGTCCGTCGAGGACGGCGTGGTCACCGGCCGCCGGGACGGCGACACCGCCTCCGAGCAGCTCCAGGCCTCCCTGCCGGCGGTCGTGTCGGTCACCGACCAGTCCGGCGAGGCCCGTTACCCCTCCTTCAAGGGCATCATGGCGGCGAAGAAGAAGCCGGTGGAGTCCTGGGACCTGTCCGACCTCGGCATCGAGGCCGAGGAGGTCGGCCTGGAGGGCGCCTACACGGTCGTCGAGTCGGCCGCCGAGCGTCCGGCCCGCACCGCCGGCACGATCGTCAAGGACGAGGGCGAGGGTGGCAAGCAGCTCGCCGCCTTCCTCGCGGAGCGCAAGTTCATTTGA
- a CDS encoding NPCBM/NEW2 domain-containing protein: MRHLSGTTDRSRTRRRAAGLLAAGVLLGTGALTAPPAVAAPPAAPPGSPAPAAGSPALADGLAATPPMGFNNWNSTQCRAEFNEEMVEGIADILVEKGLKDTGYQYVNLDDCWALPARDADGRLVPDPARFPHGIKAVADYVHAKGLKLGIYTSAGTKTCNSAGFPGALGHEYSDAQQFADWGVDYLKYDNCNNQGVDAKQRYTTMRDALKATGRPIVYSICEWGENKPWEWAANVGHLWRTTGDISDNWGSMLSILKKNLPLAPYAGPGHWNDPDMLEVGNGGMTDTEYRTHFSMWSVMAAPLLIGSDLRTASDATLDILGNKEVVAVDQDPLGRQGTVITSEDGRWVVAKEMKDGSRAVALFNESGSAQRIATTAAAVGLPRAAGYTVRDLWRHETRGTAGTIAATVPAHGTVLVRVAADRNWPQYPPAAELGLDGSTLTQAGAAVELTSVLNGLGRTPGLDASVSLDGPEGWTVRALSPTRTAVLRTGHALRTSWRVDVPEGAATGAYDLTVRAAYRSPTGARVRLAVPVTATMAVPPPAGTSSLGDLPWLSARNGYGPVERNTSNGEDAAGDGHPLTIGGVVYGDGLGVHAESAVEFYAAKRCERVTAEVGVDDEKGDRGSVTFSVWADGKQVASTGTLTNAMPAETVSAEVTGAEVVRLVVTDAGDGNDSDHADWAEARLRC, translated from the coding sequence ATGCGTCACCTGTCCGGCACCACCGACCGATCCCGTACGAGAAGACGCGCCGCGGGTCTGCTGGCCGCGGGCGTACTGCTGGGCACGGGCGCCCTGACGGCACCGCCGGCCGTCGCCGCCCCGCCGGCCGCACCACCCGGCTCCCCCGCCCCGGCCGCCGGCTCCCCCGCCCTCGCCGACGGGCTGGCCGCGACCCCGCCCATGGGCTTCAACAACTGGAACTCGACGCAGTGCCGGGCCGAGTTCAACGAGGAGATGGTGGAGGGGATCGCCGACATCCTCGTCGAGAAGGGCCTGAAGGACACCGGCTACCAGTACGTCAACCTCGACGACTGCTGGGCCCTGCCCGCCCGCGACGCGGACGGCAGGCTCGTGCCCGACCCGGCGCGCTTCCCGCACGGCATCAAGGCGGTCGCCGACTACGTGCACGCCAAGGGCCTCAAACTCGGCATCTACACCAGCGCGGGCACCAAGACCTGCAACAGCGCCGGGTTCCCGGGCGCGCTGGGTCACGAGTACAGCGACGCCCAGCAGTTCGCCGACTGGGGCGTGGACTACCTCAAGTACGACAACTGCAACAACCAGGGCGTGGACGCCAAGCAGCGGTACACCACGATGCGCGACGCCCTCAAAGCCACCGGGCGCCCCATCGTCTACAGCATCTGCGAGTGGGGCGAGAACAAGCCCTGGGAGTGGGCGGCGAACGTCGGCCACCTGTGGCGCACCACCGGGGACATCAGCGACAACTGGGGTTCGATGCTGTCGATCCTCAAGAAGAACCTGCCGCTCGCCCCGTACGCCGGGCCCGGGCACTGGAACGACCCGGACATGCTGGAGGTCGGCAACGGCGGCATGACGGACACCGAGTACCGCACCCACTTCTCCATGTGGTCGGTCATGGCCGCGCCCCTTCTCATCGGCTCCGACCTGCGCACGGCCTCCGACGCCACCCTCGACATCCTCGGCAACAAGGAGGTCGTCGCCGTCGACCAGGACCCGCTCGGCAGGCAGGGCACGGTCATCACCTCCGAGGACGGACGCTGGGTGGTCGCCAAGGAGATGAAGGACGGCAGCAGGGCGGTGGCGCTGTTCAACGAGAGCGGCAGCGCGCAGCGCATCGCGACGACCGCCGCGGCCGTCGGACTGCCCCGGGCGGCCGGTTACACGGTGCGGGACCTGTGGCGGCACGAGACCCGCGGCACCGCGGGCACGATCGCGGCGACGGTGCCCGCGCACGGCACGGTGCTCGTCCGTGTCGCGGCCGACCGGAACTGGCCGCAGTACCCGCCCGCGGCCGAACTCGGCCTGGACGGCTCGACGCTGACGCAGGCCGGTGCGGCGGTGGAGCTCACGTCGGTCCTCAACGGCCTGGGCCGTACGCCCGGTCTTGACGCCTCCGTGTCGCTCGACGGGCCCGAGGGCTGGACCGTACGGGCGCTGTCGCCGACGCGGACGGCCGTGCTGCGGACGGGGCACGCGCTGCGCACGTCCTGGAGGGTGGACGTGCCCGAGGGGGCGGCGACGGGGGCGTACGACCTCACGGTGCGGGCGGCCTACCGGTCGCCGACGGGGGCGCGGGTGCGGTTGGCGGTGCCGGTGACGGCGACCATGGCCGTGCCGCCGCCGGCGGGGACCTCGTCCCTGGGGGACCTGCCGTGGCTGTCCGCCCGGAACGGGTACGGGCCGGTCGAGCGGAACACCAGCAACGGCGAGGACGCGGCGGGGGACGGTCATCCGCTGACGATCGGCGGGGTCGTGTACGGCGACGGGCTCGGCGTGCACGCGGAGAGCGCGGTGGAGTTCTACGCGGCGAAGCGGTGCGAGCGGGTCACGGCGGAGGTCGGCGTGGACGACGAGAAGGGTGACCGGGGGTCGGTGACGTTCTCCGTCTGGGCGGACGGGAAGCAGGTCGCGTCGACGGGGACGCTGACCAATGCGATGCCGGCGGAGACGGTCTCCGCGGAGGTGACCGGGGCGGAGGTCGTGCGGCTGGTCGTGACCGATGCGGGGGATGGCAACGACTCGGACCACGCGGACTGGGCGGAGGCGCGGTTGCGCTGCTAG
- a CDS encoding threonine aldolase family protein, with protein sequence MNPPKTDARRHHDPSVRGFASDNYAGVHPEVLAALAVANGGHQVSYGEDDYTENLQRVIRGHFGPTAEAFPVFNGTGANVVALQAVTDRWGAVICAESAHINVDECGAPERVGGLKLLTVPTPDGKLTPELIDRQAYGWDDEHRAMPQVVSLTQSTELGTLYTPEEIRAICDHAHARGMTVHLDGSRIANAAASLDVPMRTFTNAVGVDLLSLGGTKNGALFGEAVVVINQDAVRHMKHLRKLSMQLASKMRFISVQLEALLAKDLWLRNARHSNEMAQRLAEGVRAVHGVEILHPVQANGVFARLPHEVTRRLQQRFRFYFWDESAGDVRWMCSFDTTEDDVDAFVAALKEEMAR encoded by the coding sequence GTGAACCCCCCGAAGACCGACGCGCGCCGCCACCACGACCCGTCGGTGCGCGGCTTCGCCAGCGACAACTACGCCGGGGTCCACCCGGAGGTGCTCGCCGCCCTGGCCGTGGCCAACGGCGGGCACCAGGTGTCGTACGGCGAGGACGACTACACCGAGAACCTCCAGCGTGTGATCCGCGGCCACTTCGGCCCCACCGCCGAGGCCTTCCCGGTCTTCAACGGCACCGGCGCCAACGTCGTCGCGCTCCAGGCGGTCACCGACCGCTGGGGCGCGGTGATCTGCGCCGAGAGCGCGCACATCAACGTCGACGAGTGCGGGGCGCCCGAGCGGGTCGGCGGACTGAAGCTGCTCACCGTGCCCACCCCGGACGGCAAGCTCACCCCCGAGCTGATCGACCGGCAGGCGTACGGCTGGGACGACGAGCACCGCGCGATGCCGCAGGTCGTCTCGCTCACCCAGAGCACCGAACTCGGCACCCTCTACACGCCCGAGGAGATCCGCGCGATCTGCGACCACGCCCACGCGCGCGGCATGACGGTCCACCTCGACGGCTCCCGCATCGCCAACGCCGCCGCCTCGCTGGACGTGCCCATGCGCACGTTCACCAACGCCGTCGGCGTCGACCTGCTGTCGCTGGGCGGGACGAAGAACGGCGCGCTGTTCGGCGAGGCCGTCGTCGTCATCAACCAGGACGCCGTGCGCCACATGAAGCACCTGCGCAAGCTGTCGATGCAGCTCGCCTCCAAGATGCGCTTCATATCGGTGCAGTTGGAGGCGCTGCTCGCCAAGGATCTGTGGCTGCGCAACGCCCGGCACTCCAACGAGATGGCCCAGCGCCTGGCCGAGGGCGTCCGCGCGGTGCACGGCGTGGAGATCCTCCACCCCGTGCAGGCCAACGGCGTCTTCGCCCGGCTCCCGCACGAGGTGACGAGGCGGCTGCAGCAGCGCTTCCGGTTCTACTTCTGGGACGAGTCGGCGGGCGACGTGCGCTGGATGTGCTCCTTCGACACGACGGAGGACGACGTCGACGCGTTCGTGGCCGCGCTGAAGGAGGAGATGGCGCGGTAG
- a CDS encoding SDR family NAD(P)-dependent oxidoreductase, translated as MGNGANGALSGAVIAVAGAGGPAGRATLLRLAEAGATVVASDNDPERLSEAVDAASFAHGGATVTGDTVDLLDLKSTHEWAAHIEKDFGRVDGLVHLVGGWRGSETFTKTSLDDWDFLELLLIRTVQHTTLAFHEALQRSDRGRYVLISASGATKPTAGNAAYSAAKAAAEAWTLAMADYFRKAGGPDGPTSAAGILVVKALVHEAMRADRPNAKFAGFTDVEDLAEAIAGIWQKSAAEVNGNRLWLTEKP; from the coding sequence ATGGGGAACGGGGCCAACGGAGCTCTCAGCGGTGCGGTGATCGCGGTGGCCGGCGCGGGCGGACCCGCCGGCCGGGCGACACTGCTGCGACTGGCCGAGGCGGGCGCCACCGTCGTCGCCTCGGACAACGATCCCGAGCGGCTGTCGGAGGCCGTCGACGCGGCGAGCTTCGCGCACGGCGGCGCCACCGTCACCGGAGACACCGTCGACCTGCTCGACCTGAAGTCCACCCACGAGTGGGCCGCGCACATCGAGAAGGATTTCGGCCGGGTCGACGGGCTCGTCCACCTCGTCGGCGGCTGGCGGGGCAGCGAGACCTTCACCAAGACCAGCCTCGACGACTGGGACTTCCTGGAACTGCTGCTCATCCGCACCGTGCAGCACACCACCCTCGCCTTCCACGAGGCGCTGCAGCGCAGCGACCGCGGCCGGTACGTCCTGATCAGCGCCTCCGGCGCCACCAAACCCACCGCGGGCAACGCCGCCTACTCCGCCGCCAAGGCCGCCGCCGAGGCCTGGACCCTGGCCATGGCCGACTACTTCCGCAAGGCGGGGGGCCCGGACGGGCCGACCTCGGCGGCTGGGATCCTGGTGGTCAAGGCGTTGGTGCACGAGGCCATGCGCGCCGACCGGCCCAACGCGAAGTTCGCGGGCTTCACCGACGTCGAGGACCTGGCCGAGGCCATCGCCGGAATCTGGCAGAAGTCCGCCGCCGAAGTGAACGGAAACCGTCTGTGGCTGACCGAGAAGCCGTGA
- a CDS encoding ROK family protein, giving the protein MHTDLVAALDIGGTKIAGALVDGHGRILLRAQAATPAQENGDTVMGAVAQVLGELTASPRWGAVRAVGIGSAGPVDASAGTVSPVNVPGWRGYPLVERVRALTGGLPVELIGDGVAITAAEHWQGAARGHDNALCMVVSTGVGGGLVLGGRLHPGPTGNAGHIGHISVDLDGDACPCGARGCVERIASGPNIARRAVEGGWLPGPDGDASAAAVAAAAMTGDPVALASFERAAQALAAGIAATATLVEIDIAVIGGGVAKAGEVLFAPLRRALTDYATLSFVRGLEVVPARMGTDAGLVGAAAAALTGVEEGTVAGV; this is encoded by the coding sequence ATGCACACCGACCTCGTGGCCGCGCTCGACATCGGAGGCACCAAGATCGCTGGTGCGCTGGTGGACGGCCATGGCCGGATACTGCTGCGCGCTCAGGCCGCCACGCCCGCGCAGGAGAACGGCGACACCGTGATGGGCGCCGTGGCCCAGGTCCTCGGCGAGCTGACCGCCTCGCCACGGTGGGGCGCGGTGCGGGCCGTCGGCATCGGCAGCGCGGGCCCCGTGGACGCCTCCGCAGGCACGGTGAGCCCGGTCAACGTGCCGGGCTGGCGCGGCTATCCGCTCGTCGAGCGAGTGCGGGCGCTGACCGGCGGGCTGCCGGTCGAACTGATCGGCGACGGGGTGGCCATCACGGCGGCCGAGCACTGGCAGGGTGCGGCGCGCGGCCATGACAACGCGCTGTGCATGGTGGTCTCGACGGGCGTCGGCGGGGGCCTGGTGCTCGGTGGACGGCTGCACCCCGGGCCGACCGGGAACGCCGGGCACATCGGGCACATCAGCGTCGACCTCGACGGGGACGCGTGCCCGTGCGGGGCGCGCGGTTGCGTGGAGCGCATCGCCAGCGGGCCGAACATCGCGCGGCGCGCGGTGGAGGGGGGCTGGCTGCCCGGGCCGGACGGCGACGCGTCGGCCGCGGCGGTGGCCGCGGCGGCGATGACCGGTGACCCGGTGGCCCTCGCCTCCTTCGAGCGGGCGGCGCAGGCGTTGGCGGCGGGGATCGCGGCGACGGCGACGCTCGTCGAGATCGACATCGCGGTGATCGGCGGAGGTGTCGCCAAGGCGGGCGAGGTGCTGTTCGCTCCGCTGCGGCGGGCGCTCACGGATTACGCGACGTTGTCGTTCGTACGGGGGCTCGAGGTGGTGCCGGCGCGGATGGGGACGGACGCGGGACTGGTGGGGGCGGCGGCCGCGGCATTGACGGGGGTGGAGGAGGGGACGGTGGCGGGGGTTTAG
- a CDS encoding TlpA family protein disulfide reductase, producing MHGQDDDRRLGEEQLGRELGERATLVQFSTAFCAPCRATRRVLAEVAGMVPGVVHVEIDAEQHLDLVRALEVEATPTVLVLDAAGRVVRRAAGQPRRVDVIAALGEAVR from the coding sequence GTGCACGGGCAGGACGACGACAGGCGGCTGGGCGAGGAGCAGTTGGGGCGGGAGCTGGGGGAGCGGGCCACGCTCGTCCAGTTCTCCACCGCGTTCTGCGCCCCCTGCCGGGCCACCCGGCGGGTGCTCGCCGAGGTCGCCGGAATGGTGCCGGGCGTGGTCCACGTCGAGATCGACGCCGAGCAGCACCTCGACCTCGTACGGGCGCTCGAGGTGGAGGCGACCCCCACGGTGCTCGTCCTCGACGCGGCCGGACGTGTCGTACGGCGTGCGGCGGGGCAGCCGCGCAGGGTGGACGTGATCGCCGCGCTCGGCGAGGCGGTGCGATGA
- a CDS encoding transglutaminase domain-containing protein: protein MQLIQEDPDLSAYLAADEAVDHHHPRVRQTAARLAAEVADSYAYAQAAYEFVRDTIPHSADSGDPRVTWRASDVLEQRTGICYAKAHALAALLRAEDIPTALCYQRLAHDDGSGHAVHGLVAVRFRGAWHRQDPRGNKPGVAARFSLDGEELAWVPDPAAGEADHPLLYAAPHPAVLTALRGAPDRAHLWRTLPTAL, encoded by the coding sequence ATGCAGCTGATCCAGGAAGACCCCGACCTCTCCGCGTACCTCGCCGCCGACGAGGCCGTGGACCATCACCATCCGCGCGTGCGGCAGACGGCGGCGCGGCTCGCCGCCGAGGTGGCGGACTCGTATGCCTATGCGCAGGCCGCGTACGAATTCGTGCGCGACACCATTCCCCACTCGGCGGACTCCGGAGATCCGCGCGTCACCTGGCGCGCCTCCGACGTCCTGGAGCAGCGCACCGGCATCTGCTATGCCAAGGCGCACGCCCTGGCCGCGCTCCTGCGCGCCGAGGACATCCCGACCGCGCTGTGCTATCAGCGCCTCGCCCACGACGACGGGAGCGGGCACGCCGTGCACGGGCTGGTCGCGGTCCGCTTCCGCGGTGCCTGGCACCGGCAGGATCCGCGCGGCAACAAGCCCGGCGTGGCCGCCCGGTTCTCCCTGGACGGCGAGGAACTGGCCTGGGTCCCGGACCCGGCGGCCGGCGAGGCGGACCACCCCCTCCTGTACGCGGCACCGCACCCGGCGGTGCTGACGGCGCTGCGCGGCGCTCCGGACCGGGCCCATCTGTGGCGGACGCTGCCCACCGCCCTCTGA
- a CDS encoding LacI family DNA-binding transcriptional regulator: MDDRTGQRIVPETARRGDRIAASRYGNRPTMKDVAARAGVGLKTVSRVVNGEPGVTPDTERRVQEAIDALGFRRNDSARVLRKGRTASIGLVLEDLADPFYGPLSRAVEEVARAHGALLINGSSAEDPEREQELVLALCARRVDGLVVIPAGDDHRYLEPELKAGVATVFVDRPAGRIDADVVLSDSFGGARDGVAHLIAHGHRRIGFIGDMPRIHTAAERLRGYRAAMEDAGITVADGWMSLGVTDPERVRRAAEEMLAGSSPVTAIFAGNNRVTVTVVRVLAELGRPVALVGFDDFELADLLRPGVTVVAQDAAALGRTAAERLFRQLDGGPLGPERIDLPTRLIQRGSGELPPAD; encoded by the coding sequence GTGGACGACAGGACAGGACAGCGCATCGTGCCCGAGACCGCCCGCCGAGGAGACCGCATCGCGGCCAGCCGCTACGGAAACCGCCCGACCATGAAGGACGTCGCGGCGCGTGCCGGAGTCGGTCTGAAGACCGTTTCGCGCGTAGTCAACGGCGAGCCCGGGGTGACCCCGGACACCGAGCGGCGCGTCCAGGAGGCCATCGACGCGCTGGGCTTCCGGCGCAACGACAGCGCCCGGGTGCTGCGCAAGGGCCGTACGGCGAGCATCGGTCTGGTCCTGGAGGATCTGGCCGACCCGTTCTACGGTCCGCTCAGCCGCGCGGTGGAGGAGGTGGCCCGGGCGCACGGCGCGCTGTTGATAAACGGCTCCAGCGCGGAGGACCCCGAGCGTGAACAGGAGCTGGTGCTCGCGCTGTGCGCGCGGCGCGTGGACGGACTGGTGGTGATCCCGGCCGGGGACGACCACCGTTATCTGGAGCCGGAGTTGAAGGCGGGCGTGGCCACGGTGTTCGTGGACCGTCCGGCCGGCCGGATCGACGCCGACGTGGTGCTCTCCGACAGCTTCGGCGGGGCGCGCGACGGCGTCGCCCACCTCATCGCGCACGGCCACCGCCGGATCGGCTTCATCGGCGACATGCCCCGCATCCACACCGCCGCCGAACGTCTGCGCGGCTACCGGGCGGCCATGGAGGACGCCGGGATAACCGTGGCGGACGGCTGGATGTCGCTGGGCGTCACCGACCCGGAGCGGGTGCGGCGCGCCGCCGAGGAGATGCTGGCCGGCTCCTCCCCGGTGACCGCGATCTTCGCGGGCAACAACCGCGTCACCGTCACCGTCGTCCGGGTCCTCGCGGAGCTCGGCCGCCCGGTCGCCCTGGTCGGCTTCGACGACTTCGAGCTCGCCGATCTGCTCCGGCCGGGCGTCACCGTCGTCGCCCAGGACGCCGCCGCGCTGGGCCGCACGGCCGCGGAACGGCTGTTCCGCCAGCTCGACGGCGGCCCCCTCGGCCCCGAGCGGATCGATCTGCCGACCCGGCTGATCCAGCGCGGCTCCGGCGAACTGCCTCCGGCGGACTGA
- a CDS encoding flavin reductase family protein — MTAPSSLDSSLDAARPASPDLLRSVFRRHAAGVAVVTARGGAGPVGFTATSLTSVSADPPLVSFGISTGSSSWPAVAEAGHVGVHILGEHQRELAGTFARHGADRFGAPTGWREGPEGVPVLDGVLAWLVCRVVARVPAGDHRIVLAEVAVGDPSGEGRPLVYHQGRFNGLRD; from the coding sequence ATGACGGCCCCTTCCTCGCTCGACAGCTCCCTCGACGCGGCCCGGCCCGCCTCGCCCGATCTGCTCCGCTCCGTCTTCCGGCGACACGCGGCCGGGGTCGCCGTCGTCACCGCGCGGGGCGGCGCGGGGCCGGTCGGCTTCACCGCCACCTCGCTCACCTCGGTCTCGGCCGACCCGCCGCTCGTCTCCTTCGGGATCAGTACCGGCTCCTCCAGCTGGCCGGCCGTCGCCGAGGCCGGACACGTCGGCGTCCACATACTCGGCGAACACCAGCGGGAGCTGGCCGGCACCTTCGCGCGCCACGGTGCCGACCGCTTCGGGGCGCCCACCGGATGGCGCGAGGGACCCGAGGGCGTGCCGGTCCTGGACGGCGTCCTGGCCTGGCTGGTGTGCCGCGTGGTGGCGCGGGTCCCGGCGGGGGACCACCGGATCGTGCTGGCCGAGGTCGCCGTCGGCGACCCCTCGGGGGAGGGCCGCCCCCTCGTCTACCACCAGGGTCGGTTCAACGGTCTGCGGGACTGA
- a CDS encoding lysophospholipid acyltransferase family protein translates to MAELVYRPVIGFARTLFKVWDLKIDCQGTENIPRSGGAVLVSNHISYLDFVFAGLAARPQKRLVRFMAKESVFRHRISGPLMRGMRHIPVDRGQGEAAYEHALDSLRSGEVVGIFPEATISQSFTLKSFKSGAARLAQDAGVPLIPVALWGTQRLWTKDHPRNFKRSHTPITVRVGEAVEAARDQYAGAITRRLRERVQELLEAAQRAYPVRPKGPHDTWWMPAHLGGTAPTPEALRAAEAR, encoded by the coding sequence ATGGCAGAGCTGGTCTACCGCCCCGTCATCGGTTTCGCCCGCACCCTGTTCAAGGTGTGGGACCTGAAGATCGACTGCCAGGGCACGGAGAACATTCCGCGGTCGGGTGGTGCCGTGCTGGTGAGCAATCACATCAGCTATCTGGACTTCGTCTTCGCGGGTCTGGCGGCCCGGCCGCAGAAGCGGCTGGTCCGCTTCATGGCCAAGGAGTCGGTGTTCCGGCACAGGATCTCCGGCCCGCTGATGCGCGGCATGCGGCACATCCCGGTCGACCGGGGGCAGGGCGAGGCGGCGTACGAGCACGCGCTGGACTCGTTGCGCTCCGGCGAGGTGGTCGGCATCTTCCCGGAGGCCACGATCTCGCAGTCGTTCACGCTGAAGAGCTTCAAGTCCGGCGCGGCCCGGCTGGCGCAGGACGCGGGGGTGCCGCTGATCCCGGTGGCGCTGTGGGGCACCCAGCGCCTCTGGACCAAGGACCACCCGCGCAACTTCAAGCGCAGCCACACCCCCATCACGGTCCGGGTCGGCGAGGCGGTCGAGGCCGCGCGCGACCAGTACGCCGGTGCGATCACCCGGCGGCTGCGGGAGCGCGTCCAGGAACTGCTGGAGGCCGCACAGCGCGCCTACCCCGTACGCCCGAAGGGCCCCCACGACACGTGGTGGATGCCCGCGCACCTGGGCGGCACCGCCCCGACCCCGGAGGCACTGCGCGCCGCCGAGGCCCGCTGA
- a CDS encoding electron transfer flavoprotein subunit alpha/FixB family protein produces the protein MAEVLVYVDHVDGAVRKPTLELLTLARRVGEPVAVALGNGAGDTAAALAEHGAARVLTDDAAEYGDYLVVPKVDALQAAVAAVSPAAVLVPSSTEGKEIAARLALRLGSGVITDAVDLEAGEAGPVATQSVFAASYTTKSRVSKGTPVITVKPNSAAVEAAPAAGSVEALSVTFSDGATGTKVTSRTARESTGRPELTEAAIVVSGGRGVNGAENFSLIENLADSLGAAVGASRAAVDAGWYPHSNQVGQTGKSVSPQLYIANGISGAIQHRAGMQTSKTIVAVNKDAEAPIFDLVDYGVVGDLFEVVPQLTEEIKARKG, from the coding sequence ATGGCTGAAGTCCTCGTCTACGTCGACCACGTGGACGGCGCCGTCCGCAAGCCCACCCTGGAGCTGCTGACCCTGGCCCGCCGCGTCGGCGAGCCGGTCGCCGTCGCGCTCGGCAACGGCGCCGGCGACACCGCCGCCGCGCTCGCCGAGCACGGCGCGGCCCGGGTCCTCACCGACGACGCCGCCGAGTACGGCGACTACCTCGTCGTCCCCAAGGTCGACGCCCTCCAGGCCGCCGTCGCCGCCGTCTCCCCGGCCGCCGTGCTCGTGCCCTCCTCCACCGAGGGCAAGGAGATCGCCGCCCGCCTCGCGCTGCGCCTGGGCTCCGGCGTCATCACCGACGCCGTCGACCTGGAGGCCGGGGAGGCGGGCCCGGTGGCCACGCAGTCGGTGTTCGCCGCCTCGTACACCACCAAGTCCCGCGTCTCCAAGGGCACTCCGGTCATCACGGTCAAGCCGAACAGCGCCGCCGTCGAGGCCGCCCCGGCCGCCGGCAGCGTCGAGGCGCTGAGCGTCACGTTCTCCGACGGAGCCACCGGTACGAAGGTGACCTCGCGCACGGCGCGGGAGTCGACGGGGCGGCCGGAGCTGACCGAGGCCGCGATCGTCGTCTCGGGCGGTCGTGGCGTCAACGGCGCGGAGAACTTCTCGCTCATCGAGAACCTCGCCGACTCGCTCGGTGCGGCCGTCGGCGCCTCGCGTGCCGCCGTGGACGCCGGGTGGTACCCGCACTCCAACCAGGTGGGCCAGACCGGCAAGTCCGTCTCGCCGCAGCTGTACATCGCCAACGGGATCTCCGGGGCGATCCAGCACCGGGCCGGTATGCAGACGTCGAAGACGATCGTCGCGGTCAACAAGGACGCGGAGGCGCCGATCTTCGACCTCGTCGACTACGGCGTCGTCGGTGACCTCTTCGAGGTCGTGCCGCAGCTGACGGAGGAGATCAAGGCGCGCAAGGGCTGA